A stretch of the Uranotaenia lowii strain MFRU-FL chromosome 3, ASM2978415v1, whole genome shotgun sequence genome encodes the following:
- the LOC129752746 gene encoding uncharacterized protein LOC129752746, whose amino-acid sequence MFGCFKMSKSHRLSYIFHENANRYGTRRMRRKQAFLRNDAAIPSTSDDPTMPSVSKDPTRPSARKYADDDLLSPPPVKLRSFSNYATFHSPVLDSSDTSSEEADTIDLEFRTKKEKNHPSLRCGSKEQISSEGSSFEEQMDCPDKDDECNETDINFDEGKVHTTNV is encoded by the exons ATGTTTGGATGTTTTAAAATGAGTAAATCTCATCGATTAAGCtacattttccatgaaaatgctAATCGTTACGGTACCAGACGAATGCGTAGG AAACAAGCTTTCCTGAGGAATGATGCCGCCATACCGTCCACCAGTGATGATCCAACCATGCCGTCGGTGAGTAAGGATCCCACCAGGCCGTCCGCGAGAAAATATGCCGATGACGATTTGCTTTCACCACCTCCAGTGAAACTACGTTccttctcgaattatgcaacaTTCCATTCACCG GTATTGGATTCATCTGACACATCGTCTGAAGAAGCGGATACCATCGATCTAGAATTCaggacaaaaaaagaaaaaaatcatccctCTTTACGGTGTGGGTCCAAAGAGCAGATCAGCAGTGAGGGCTCTTCTTTTGAAGAACAAATGGATTGTCCTGACAAAGACGACGAATGTAACGAAACAGATATTAATTTTGATGAGGGAAAGGTACACACAACTAACGTTTAG
- the LOC129752747 gene encoding uncharacterized protein LOC129752747, translated as MAACKKLETEKICSDNHALRLSKELMSLKDHQKVPQTCFTQHEEIPITVSQLVEYNEWASSDSMFAGTLALHLIGAEKLKTLSVTGAASHRYVKHKNPDGSLVHPASEKMDPLILNFICEKVFERVAMRVGPENIAKVRNLANEKRIHRYLAEKISNLRKSGRNSKNKISIVNENVA; from the exons atggcTGCCTGCAAAAAACTTGAAACGGAAAAGATTTGCTCGGATAACCATGCTTTGCGATTATCGAAGGAATTGATGAGTCTGAAAGATCATCAAAAAGTCCCACAGACCTGCTTTACGCAGCACGAGGAAATACCAATAACAGTGAGCCAATTGGTGGAATACAACGAATGGGCCAGTTCAGACAGCATGTTTGCTGGAACACTGGCCCTTCATCTTATTGGAGCTGAAAAACTTAAAACGTTAAGCGTTACTGGGGCAGCTTCTCATAGATATGTAAAGCATAAGAATCCTGATGGCTCCCTGGTTCATCCGGCTTCTGAAAAGATGGATCCCCTCATACTTAACTTTATTTGTG aGAAAGTATTTGAGCGTGTCGCGATGCGTGTGGGACCGGAAAATATTGCAAAAGTGCGAAATTTGGCTAATGAGAAACGAATTCACCGTTACCTAGCCGAAAAGATTTCGAATCTGCGAAAATCAGGACGtaattccaaaaacaaaatttccatCGTAAATGAAAATGTGGCgtga